In Flavobacterium sp. N1736, the following are encoded in one genomic region:
- a CDS encoding glycoside hydrolase family 127 protein, protein MKKSIIIISAFLISTAFFAQNKGLVANSNSPYSKLQSVNLEDVKWTDGFWKEQFDVETKSTLPYMWNLYHNDSISHAYKNFEIAAGLSKGAFKGPSFHDGDFYKIFEAMAATYAVTKDKKLDAEMDEAIALFAKVQRKDGYIHTPVLIDERWGTLGPEEVKKQLGFEKYNMGHLMTAACIHYRVTGKTNFLDIAKGVADYLYDFYKKASPELARNAICPSHYMGIVEMYRTTKNPKYLELANNLIDIRGTTNDGTDDNQDRIPFRQQTTAMGHAVRANYLYAGVADLYAETGEKKLLDNLESIWDDVTYRKMYITGACGSLYDGVSPDGTSYDPTVVQKIHQAYGRPFQLPNATAHTETCANIGNVLWNWRMLQITGEAKYADIVELALYNSVLSGISLEGTKFFYNNPLNVSKDLPFKQRWSKEREGYIALSNCCAPNVTRTIAEVSNYAYSFSKEGIYVNLYGSNSLKTTMPDGQKIEIEQQTNYPWDGKILLKIVKAPKDLQAFFLRIPGWSQNAEILINNKKINDAVVSGTYSKINQKWKKGDVIELNIPMPVELMQANPLVEEVKNQIAVKRGPIVYCLESDQLPANTSINDVVLNANSQFTTSFTELNNRKLLTINATSSIDQDTGWDKKLYQPISAVKSAVYNLKLIPYFAWGNHGKGEMTVWMSH, encoded by the coding sequence ATGAAAAAGAGCATTATTATAATATCAGCCTTTTTAATTTCAACAGCATTTTTTGCTCAGAATAAAGGTTTGGTTGCCAATTCAAACAGCCCATATTCTAAATTACAAAGCGTGAATTTAGAAGATGTAAAATGGACAGACGGTTTCTGGAAAGAACAATTTGATGTTGAAACCAAAAGCACTTTACCGTATATGTGGAATTTGTATCATAATGATTCGATTTCACATGCTTATAAAAATTTTGAAATTGCAGCAGGTCTTTCAAAAGGAGCTTTTAAAGGACCATCTTTTCATGACGGTGATTTTTATAAAATTTTTGAAGCAATGGCAGCCACTTATGCCGTAACAAAAGACAAGAAATTAGATGCCGAAATGGACGAAGCGATTGCGCTTTTTGCAAAAGTACAGCGTAAGGATGGTTATATTCATACACCGGTTTTAATTGATGAACGCTGGGGAACTTTAGGTCCGGAAGAAGTTAAAAAACAATTGGGTTTCGAGAAATATAATATGGGACATTTAATGACGGCTGCCTGTATACATTATCGTGTTACCGGAAAAACCAATTTTCTGGATATTGCAAAAGGCGTAGCAGATTATTTGTATGATTTCTATAAAAAAGCGTCACCGGAATTGGCTCGAAATGCAATTTGTCCGTCACATTATATGGGAATTGTCGAAATGTACCGTACCACCAAAAATCCGAAATATTTAGAATTGGCCAATAATCTTATAGATATTAGAGGAACCACAAATGACGGAACCGATGATAATCAGGACAGAATTCCGTTTAGACAGCAAACCACCGCAATGGGTCACGCCGTAAGAGCGAATTATTTATATGCCGGAGTTGCGGATTTATATGCAGAAACGGGAGAAAAGAAATTACTGGATAATCTTGAATCTATTTGGGATGATGTTACGTATCGAAAAATGTATATTACCGGAGCTTGCGGATCTTTGTACGATGGCGTTTCGCCAGACGGAACTTCTTATGATCCAACTGTAGTTCAAAAAATTCATCAGGCTTACGGTCGCCCTTTTCAATTGCCAAATGCTACGGCTCATACAGAAACCTGCGCCAATATTGGAAACGTTTTATGGAATTGGAGAATGCTGCAAATTACCGGCGAAGCCAAATATGCCGATATTGTTGAATTAGCATTATATAATAGTGTGCTTTCAGGAATTAGTCTTGAAGGAACAAAATTTTTCTATAATAATCCTTTAAATGTTTCTAAAGATTTGCCTTTTAAACAAAGATGGAGTAAAGAGCGGGAAGGTTATATTGCATTATCAAACTGTTGTGCGCCAAATGTTACGCGTACCATTGCTGAGGTTAGTAATTATGCTTACAGTTTTTCAAAAGAAGGTATATATGTTAATTTATACGGAAGTAATTCTTTAAAAACTACCATGCCCGACGGTCAGAAAATTGAGATTGAACAACAGACAAATTATCCGTGGGATGGAAAGATTCTGCTAAAAATTGTAAAAGCCCCAAAAGATCTGCAGGCATTCTTTTTAAGAATTCCGGGATGGAGCCAGAATGCGGAGATTTTAATCAATAATAAGAAAATAAATGACGCTGTTGTTTCCGGCACTTATTCTAAAATAAACCAGAAATGGAAAAAAGGAGATGTTATCGAATTGAATATTCCGATGCCGGTCGAATTAATGCAGGCAAATCCATTAGTAGAAGAAGTTAAAAATCAGATAGCGGTAAAAAGAGGCCCGATTGTTTATTGTTTAGAATCAGATCAGCTTCCTGCAAATACAAGTATTAATGATGTTGTTTTGAATGCTAATTCTCAATTTACTACGAGTTTTACGGAATTAAATAATCGAAAATTACTGACTATAAATGCAACTTCATCCATTGATCAGGATACTGGATGGGATAAAAAGCTTTATCAGCCAATATCTGCTGTTAAAAGTGCAGTATATAACCTGAAATTGATCCCATATTTTGCCTGGGGGAATCATGGAAAAGGGGAAATGACAGTTTGGATGTCCCATTAA
- a CDS encoding polysaccharide lyase family 1 protein → MIKKLLSTAVLSMLLATNIQAQSAGKATEKQIVKVDFDFSGRRAEEVSDPHYSSWPITEQTEAEKSFNNVTFKLKGNFSSKWFKVGMNAPFYGRLTSDGLATDKTLELAISGLKAGEHSLLTFHNTFDKIEGKTFAPVKIYVDNKLVETVVQSNRATSAIDAATAYIEFKAQAGKNVVIRFELDSKAPDLIQQMVINGFEIDTPNLKKQSNSPKPENGDEHVVLGEKFMLNWKGSGDAVAHDFYFGTDKKTITEANEKSSEFKGKLTDTKYAVSNLYSLTTYYWRVDEVDAKGNKTLGTVWSFKPAQLAFRGAEGYGRFAVGGRGGSVVEVTNLDDSGPGSFRAAVNEGNGPKTIVFNVSGNIKLTDRLVVNNPYITIAGQTAPGEGITISRAPVGLTGNDGIIRFLKVRIGGGKTYDGMGLTGANHSIIDHCSISWTIDESFSSRGAHNITLQRTLISEALNVAGHDKYEVGKMHGFAATIGGDVGSFHHNLLAHNYGRNWSIGGGLNGDGYYTGRLDIRNNVVYNWGQRTTDGGANEVNFVNNYYKPGASTKYFYALNAQHEGVGKGMQRYYFDGNIMQGYFDEKTQEKGRTSTISHNEVVKYETFVDKPFFESYVKTESAAAAYKNVLSDVGASEPFFDKHDNRIIQETLKGTFTYKGNKSGLGGMIDSEKDLGDLGDYASEKRPENWDTDHDGLPNWWETARGLNENSKAGDFADTNLDADKDGFTQLDEYLDWMAQPHFFINSGEKKELSAADYFKGYEKTPVYTFSDLKNGQVVLKGKDIQFTAIEKGFASVVITVKDADGDSMSRVINFFVK, encoded by the coding sequence ATGATCAAGAAATTATTAAGTACTGCAGTTTTGTCAATGCTTTTAGCAACAAACATACAGGCACAATCAGCTGGAAAAGCAACTGAAAAGCAAATTGTTAAAGTCGATTTTGATTTTTCGGGACGCAGAGCCGAAGAAGTAAGTGACCCGCATTATAGTTCCTGGCCAATAACGGAACAAACGGAAGCTGAAAAATCTTTTAATAATGTAACATTCAAATTAAAGGGAAATTTTTCGTCGAAATGGTTTAAAGTGGGGATGAACGCACCATTTTACGGTCGATTGACAAGTGACGGTCTGGCAACTGATAAAACTTTAGAACTTGCAATTAGCGGATTAAAAGCAGGTGAGCATTCGCTGCTTACTTTTCATAATACATTTGATAAAATTGAAGGAAAAACATTTGCTCCGGTAAAAATTTATGTAGACAATAAATTGGTAGAAACTGTAGTTCAAAGTAATAGAGCAACTTCTGCCATTGATGCAGCAACAGCTTATATTGAATTTAAGGCTCAGGCAGGTAAAAATGTTGTGATTCGTTTTGAATTAGATTCGAAAGCTCCGGATTTAATTCAGCAAATGGTCATCAACGGATTTGAAATCGATACGCCAAATCTTAAAAAACAATCGAATTCTCCAAAACCAGAAAATGGCGATGAACATGTTGTTCTTGGAGAAAAATTTATGTTGAATTGGAAAGGTTCAGGAGATGCTGTTGCACATGATTTTTACTTTGGAACAGATAAAAAAACTATTACAGAGGCGAATGAAAAGTCATCAGAATTTAAAGGAAAACTGACTGATACGAAATATGCGGTTTCTAATTTGTATAGTTTAACGACGTATTACTGGCGTGTTGATGAAGTTGATGCAAAAGGAAACAAAACATTAGGAACTGTCTGGTCATTTAAACCTGCGCAATTGGCTTTTCGGGGAGCTGAAGGTTACGGACGTTTTGCCGTAGGAGGAAGAGGCGGAAGTGTTGTTGAGGTTACAAATTTAGATGACAGCGGACCGGGTAGTTTTCGTGCTGCCGTAAATGAAGGAAACGGTCCTAAAACTATTGTATTTAATGTTTCGGGAAATATAAAATTAACAGACCGATTGGTAGTAAATAATCCATATATCACGATTGCGGGACAAACGGCACCGGGTGAAGGAATTACGATTAGCAGAGCGCCTGTTGGTTTAACCGGAAATGACGGGATTATAAGATTTTTGAAAGTTAGAATTGGCGGCGGAAAAACGTATGACGGAATGGGTCTTACAGGTGCAAATCATAGTATTATTGATCACTGTTCTATTAGCTGGACAATTGATGAATCTTTCAGTTCTCGCGGAGCACATAATATTACATTACAGCGTACTTTAATTTCTGAAGCATTAAATGTAGCCGGACATGATAAATATGAAGTTGGAAAAATGCACGGTTTCGCAGCTACAATTGGTGGCGATGTTGGTAGTTTTCACCATAATTTACTGGCTCACAATTACGGAAGAAACTGGAGTATTGGCGGTGGTTTAAACGGAGACGGTTATTACACAGGAAGATTGGATATTAGAAATAATGTGGTGTATAACTGGGGACAAAGAACAACTGACGGAGGTGCAAACGAAGTTAATTTTGTAAATAATTATTACAAACCGGGAGCTTCAACTAAATATTTTTATGCTTTAAACGCACAGCATGAAGGTGTTGGAAAAGGAATGCAGCGTTATTATTTTGATGGAAATATAATGCAGGGATATTTTGATGAGAAAACCCAGGAGAAAGGAAGAACTTCTACAATTTCACATAATGAAGTTGTTAAGTATGAAACTTTTGTTGATAAACCGTTCTTTGAATCGTATGTAAAAACAGAAAGTGCAGCGGCTGCATATAAAAATGTCCTTTCGGATGTTGGAGCGAGTGAACCGTTTTTTGACAAACATGATAACAGAATTATTCAGGAAACTTTAAAAGGAACGTTTACTTATAAAGGAAACAAAAGCGGTTTAGGCGGAATGATCGATTCTGAAAAAGATTTAGGAGATTTAGGAGATTATGCAAGCGAAAAACGTCCTGAAAATTGGGATACAGATCATGACGGATTACCAAATTGGTGGGAAACTGCACGAGGATTAAATGAAAATTCGAAAGCCGGAGATTTTGCAGACACTAATTTAGATGCTGATAAAGATGGTTTTACACAATTAGACGAGTATTTAGACTGGATGGCACAACCACATTTCTTTATCAATTCTGGTGAAAAGAAAGAACTTTCAGCAGCAGATTATTTTAAAGGATATGAGAAAACGCCTGTTTACACATTCTCTGATCTTAAAAATGGACAAGTTGTTTTAAAAGGAAAAGACATTCAATTCACAGCAATAGAAAAAGGATTCGCTTCAGTAGTAATCACGGTTAAAGATGCAGATGGAGATTCGATGAGCAGAGTAATAAATTTCTTTGTGAAGTAA